The Henckelia pumila isolate YLH828 chromosome 2, ASM3356847v2, whole genome shotgun sequence genome includes a window with the following:
- the LOC140885332 gene encoding B-box zinc finger protein 32: protein MEQPPIICELCDAEAAVFCPSDAANLCCPCDAKVHQANFLVARHFRHPLIGTRDDDSLSSSKEYSVVAGRKKARSSSSVAKSRPPVGRYFKAEDIFLNWIGKLGVGDHGEAVGIGCRALDVCLDRWKIWPLRLCLAASLCLGLRAKSVITWQLLKRLQQLSSVPAKLILAAESKLKGGRRRVELEEGWAEC from the coding sequence ATGGAACAACCTCCAATCATCTGCGAGCTCTGCGATGCGGAGGCCGCCGTCTTCTGCCCTTCCGACGCCGCAAATCTCTGCTGCCCCTGCGACGCTAAAGTGCACCAGGCTAACTTCCTCGTCGCTCGCCATTTTCGCCACCCGTTAATCGGTACTCGCGACGACGATTCGCTTTCCTCTTCCAAGGAGTACTCCGTCGTCGCCGGAAGGAAGAAAGCCCGTTCTTCGTCGTCTGTCGCAAAATCGAGGCCGCCGGTGGGACGTTATTTCAAGGCGGAGGACATTTTCCTGAATTGGATCGGGAAGCTTGGAGTGGGTGATCATGGGGAGGCCGTAGGGATTGGTTGCAGGGCGTTGGACGTTTGTTTGGATCGGTGGAAGATTTGGCCTCTCCGGTTGTGCCTGGCGGCGTCTCTGTGTTTGGGATTGAGGGCCAAGTCGGTCATCACTTGGCAACTCCTCAAGAGGCTTCAACAGTTATCCAGCGTTCCGGCCAAGCTTATATTGGCGGCGGAGTCCAAGCTGAAAGGTGGCCGGCGGCGGGTGGAGCTGGAAGAGGGATGGGCTGAATGCtag
- the LOC140881564 gene encoding ALBINO3-like protein 2, chloroplastic, with protein sequence MPPSTQLTSKLLRRLPPRPTVLLHFLSSNHFTPSVFASSTDHNHRHHCRRHDDQWWFSSRHFDSSHYCLSFSRRFSVHADISEPEELFLPVSALISLLDSYHDLTGFPWWIIISSSTVAMRLALFPVIILQIKKLKRIGELLPKIPPPFQLPLSERSFSDQITSFWKEKQAAGCPSFFWFISAFAIQVPCFFLWVMSIRKMSLDHHPGFDCGGILWFQNLTENSHGLFGPIIPLFIGALHFTDIRVSFQQMTVQHSPGLLGLLVKWYSIYLQLLTLPIMLVAFNVPQGSLVYWLTNSSLSLIQQLCLSHPVVIQYLGLPKKNAPAVASNIEKRGYSGAADILILTKQGEIPAQNLSPEELVSFSIKILTDGHKDTAIKLLRLALEKDPGSIRALVIIGQTLLHKKQFAAATECLENAISKLLVAGEPTGIEEVDLLILSSQWAGIALVQQEKMEEGLRHLERIAQLEEPEDSKSKAHYYDGLFLLSSILLNTGQKAEALKYLQKVAAYDPRYNVYLEGLENDDDDFAIHLTSGKRFF encoded by the exons ATGCCCCCTTCTACACAACTGACGTCAAAGCTCCTCCGCCGTCTTCCGCCGCGGCCAACGGTGCTCCTCCATTTCCTTAGTTCCAATCACTTCACACCTTCCGTATTTGCTAGCTCCACCGATCACAATCACCGCCACCACTGCCGACGACatgatgatcagtggtggttcTCATCCCGGCACTTCGACTCATCCCATTATTGCCTCTCCTTCTCTCGCCGCTTCTCTGTTCACGCCGATATATCTGAACCGGAGGAACTGTTTCTTCCAGTTAGTGCTCTCATATCATTGCTCGATTCATATCACGACCTCACCGGCTTTCCCTG GTGGATAATAATCTCATCTTCCACGGTGGCAATGAGACTTGCATTATTTCCTGTAATCATATTGCAAATTAAAAAGTTGAAGAGGATAGGAGAACTATTACCTAAAA TACCTCCACCATTTCAACTGCCTCTGTCCGAGAGAAGTTTCAGTGACCAAATTACCTCTTTCTGGAAAGAAAAGCAGGCTGCTGGGTGCCCGTCGTTTTTTTGGTTCATCTCTGCGTTTGCAATACAG GTCCCCTGCTTTTTCTTATGGGTCATGAGCATTCGGAAGATGTCCTTGGACCACCACCCTGGTTTTGATTGT GGAGGAATCTTATGGTTCCAGAACTTGACTGAAAATTCACATGGTCTGTTTGGACCTATTATCCCTTTATTTATTGGGGCTTTGCATTTCACTGATATTCGG GTTTCTTTTCAACAAATGACGGTTCAACATTCACCTGGATTGTTGGGATTGTTGGTGAAG TGGTACTCAATTTATTTGCAACTGCTGACACTCCCTATTATGCTTGTTGCTTTCAATGTGCCCCAG GGAAGTTTAGTATATTGGCTTACAAACAGCTCGTTGTCTCTGATTCAG CAATTATGTCTCAGCCATCCTGTTGTTATTCAGTATTTGGGGCTTCCTAAAAAGAACGCTCCTGCAGTAGCTTCAAATATTGAAAAGAGAGGCTATTCTGGAGCTGcagatattttaattttgacaAAGCAGGGAGAAATCCCTGCTCAAAACCTTTCACCTGAAGAATTGGTTTCT TTTTCAATCAAAATCTTAACTGATGGGCATAAGGATACTGCAATTAAGTTGCTAAG ACTTGCTCTTGAAAAGGATCCTGGATCTATAAGAGCTTTGGTTATAATTGGACAGACACTGTTGCACAAGAAACAATTTGCCGCAGCTACTGAATGCTTGGAAAATGCTATATCAAAG CTTCTTGTGGCTGGCGAACCAACAGGAATTGAAGAAGTTGATCTCTTGATTCTTTCATCTCAGTGGGCTGGTATTGCTCTGGTGCAGCAG GAAAAGATGGAAGAAGGTCTTCGTCACCTAGAAAGAATAGCTCAATTGGAAGAGCCGGAGGATTCAAAGAGCAAGGCACACTACTATGATGGCTTATTTCTTCTTTCAAG TATTCTATTGAACACGGGACAAAAAGCTGAGGCATTGAAGTACTTGCAAAAGGTCGCTGCTTATGATCCCCGTTACAATGTATACTTGGAAGGCTTGgaaaatgatgatgatgattttgCCATTCATCTAACGAGTGGGAAGAGATTTTTTTGA